Proteins from a single region of Strix aluco isolate bStrAlu1 chromosome W, bStrAlu1.hap1, whole genome shotgun sequence:
- the LOC141917628 gene encoding zinc finger protein 532 isoform X3: MTMGDMKTPDFDDLLAAFDIPDMVDPKAAIESGHDDHESHIKQNAHADEDSHAPSSSDVGVSVIVKNVRTIDSSEGVDKDGHHSTGNGLHNGFLTSSALDSYSKDEGKSLKDDGSASETTLKDSAFNQFSPISSAEEFDDDEKIEVDDPPDKEEIRANFRANVLAGSVSQQEYDKLKALGGENLIKSGIPVSSSIDKNKVAKRETETNSMNLSVYEPFKARKTEDKLLKDNSEKLLENRVLDGKLSTEKSETNLASITQSKAKSSAKLSSCIAAIAALSAKKAATDTSKDLQSNSAESSPLPKDMSESPRAVEKSPESQSLIDGAKKPSIKPPDSPRSVSSENSSKGSPSSPAGSTPAIPKVRIKTIKTSSGEIKRTVTRVLPEVDLDSGKKPEQTASMVTSMTSLLSSPTSAAVLSSPPRAPLQSTVVTNAVGSAELAPKQVTIKPVATAFLPVSAVKTAGSQVINLKLANNTTVKATVISAASVQSASSAIIKAANAIQQQTVVVPASSLASAKLVPKTVHLANLNLLPQGAQTTSELRQVLTKPQQQIKQAIISAAASQPSKKVSRVQVVSSLQSSVVEAFNKVLSSVNPVPVYIPNLSPPANAGITLPTRGYKCLECGDSFALEKSLTQHYDRRSVRIEVTCNHCTKNLVFYNKCSLLSHARGHKEKGVVMQCSHLILKPVPADQMIASPSSNTAAPVLQSPAGAGTHAVTKIQSGLTGTVISAPASTPVIPAMPLDEDPSKLCRHSLKCLECNEVFQDETSLATHFQQAADTSGQKTCNICQMLLPNQCSFASHQRIHQHKSPYTCPECGAICRSVHFQTHVTKNCLHYTRRVGFRCVHCNVVYSDVAALKSHIQGCHCEVFYKCPICPMAFKSAPSTHSHAYTQHPGIKIGEPKIIYKCSMCDTVFTLQPLLYRHFDQHIENQKVSVFKCPDCSLLYAQKQLMMDHIKSMHGTLKSVEGPPNLGINLPLSTKPTTQNSAGHNKEDAKSVNGTEKLEKKSPSPIKKAEPKKVANPGWTCWECDRLFTQRDVYISHMRKEHGKQMKKHPCRQCDKSFSSSHSLCRHNRIKHKGIRKVYTCSKQCVMSKNPP; encoded by the exons ATGACCATGGGGGATATGAAGACCCCAGATTTTGATGACCTTCTTGCAGCCTTTGACATACCAGACATGGTTGATCCAAAAGCAGCTATTGAATCTGGACATGATGACCATGAAAGCCACATCAAACAAAATGCTCACGCAGATGAAGACTCTCACGCCCCGTCATCATCTGATGTTGGTGTGAGTGTCATTGTGAAAAACGTGCGTACTATTGATTCTTCTGAAGGAGTAGACAAGGATGGCCACCATTCCACAGGCAATGGCTTGCATAATGGCTTTCTAACGTCATCAGCTCTGGATAGCTACAGTAAAGATGAAGGGAAGTCACTTAAAGATGATGGGTCAGCTTCTGAGACTACACTGAAGGATTCAGCTTTCAACCAGTTTAGCCCAATATCAAGTGCTGAAGAATTTGATGACGATGAGAAAATTGAGGTAGATGACCCGCCGGATAAAGAGGAGATACGTGCAAATTTCAGAGCAAATGTCTTGGCAGGATCTGTATCTCAGCAGGAATATGACAAACTAAAGGCACTTGGAGGGGAGAACTTAATTAAATCTGGAATCCCAGTTTCAAGTAGTATAGATAAAAATAAAGTTGCTAAACGAGAGACAGAGACAAACTCCATGAATTTAAGTGTCTATGAGCCTTTTAAAGCTCGAAAAACAGAGGACAAATTGCTAAAAGACAAttctgagaagcttcttgaaaacaGGGTACTTGATGGAAAACTGAGTACTGAAAAAAGCGAAACAAATCTTGCCAGCATTACACAGTCCAAAGCAAAGTCATCAGCAAAGCTTTCTTCATGCATTGCGGCAATTGCAGCACTGAGTGCTAAGAAGGCAGCTACGGATACCAGTAAAGATCTACAGTCTAATTCAGCAGAATCTTCTCCATTACCAAAAGACATGAGTGAAAGTCCCCGGGCTGTAGAAAAATCACCTGAATCTCAGAGTCTCATTGATGGTGCTAAAAAACCATCTATCAAACCACCTGATAGTCCCAGAAGTGTATCGAGCGAAAACAGTAGCAAAGGGTCTCCGTCTTCTCCTGCAGGGTCGACACCAGCAATTCCTAAAGTTCGCATAAAAACCATCAAGACTTCTTCCGGAGAGATCAAGAGAACTGTTACTAGAGTGTTGCCAGAAGTCGACTTGGACTCTGGTAAGAAGCCGGAGCAGACTGCTTCCATGGTGACTTCCATGACATCTCTCCTGTCCTCACCAACTTCTGCGGctgtcctttcctctcctcccagaGCTCCTCTCCAGTCCACCGTTGTCACCAACGCAGTTGGATCTGCAGAACTTGCGCCAAAGCAGGTCACTATCAAACCCGTGGCTACTGCCTTTCTCCCTGTTTCAGCGGTTAAAACAGCAGGTTCACAGGTTATTAATTTGAAGCTCGCTAACAATACTACAGTGAAAGCCACTGTAATATCTGCTGCTTCGGTGCAGAGTGCCAGCAGCGCCATCATCAAAGCTGCCAACGCCATACAACAGCAGACTGTTGTGGTGCCAGCATCGAGCCTTGCCAGTGCTAAACTCGTGCCAAAGACAGTCCATCTTGCCAACCTTAATCTTCTGCCTCAAGGTGCTCAAACCACCTCTGAACTCCGCCAAGTGCTAACGAAACCTCAGCAACAAATAAAGCAGGCAATAATTTCTGCAGCAGCCTCACAGCCTTCGAAAAAAGTGTCTCGAGTCCAGGTGGTGTCATCTCTACAAAGTTCTGTAGTGGAAGCATTCAATAAGGTGCTGAGCAGCGTCAATCCCGTACCAGTTTACATCCCAAACCTTAGTCCCCCTGCCAATGCCGGAATAACGTTGCCAACACGAGGTTACAAGTGTCTGGAGTGTGGCGACTCGTTTGCTCTCGAGAAGAGCCTGACCCAGCATTATGACAGGAGAAGCGTGCGAATTGAAGTGACGTGTAATCATTGCACAAAGAATTTAGTTTTCTACAATAAATGCAGCCTTCTTTCCCACGCTCGTGGACACAAGGAGAAGGGAGTTGTAATGCAGTGTTCACACCTGATTTTAAAACCAGTCCCAGCAGATCAAATGATAGCATCTCCTTCAAGCAATACTGCTGCGCCGGTGCTTCAGAGCCCCGCGGGAGCTGGCACGCATGCTGTGACGAAGATCCAGTCTGGCCTAACTGGGACAGTAATATCGGCCCCGGCAAGCACGCCTGTCATCCCAGCTATGCCGCTGGACGAAGACCCGTCGAAACTCTGTAGGCATAGTCTAAAGTGTCTGGAGTGTAATGAAGTTTTCCAAGATGAGACATCTCTTGCAACTCATTTCCAGCAGGCTGCAGACACAAGTGGACAA AAGACATGCAATATCTGCCAGATGCTGCTTCCTAACCAGTGCAGTTTTGCATCACACCAGAGAATTCATCAGCATAAATCTCCATACACGTGTCCTGAATGTGGAGCAATCTGCAGATCTGTCCACTTCCAGACTCATGTCACTAAGAACTGCCTGCATTATACCCGAAGAGTTGGTTTTCG CTGCGTGCATTGCAATGTTGTATACTCTGATGTGGCGGCACTCAAGTCTCATATTCAAGGTTGTCACTGTGAAGTCTTTTACAAGTGTCCTATCTGTCCCATGGCATTTAAATCTGCTCCCAGCACACACTCCCATGCCTATACACAACACCCGGGTATCAAGATAGGCGAACCAAA AATAATATATAAATGCTCTATGTGTGACACTGTGTTTACTCTACAACCTTTGCTCTATCGCCACTTTGATCAGCACATTGAAAACCAGAAGGTGTCTGTTTTCAAGTGTCCAGACTGTTCTCTTCTATATGCACAGAAACAGCTTATGATGGATCATATCAAG TCTATGCATGGAACTTTGAAAAGTGTTGAGGGGCCACCAAACCTGGGGATAAATCTGCCTCTCAGTACTAAACCTACAACTCAGAACTCAGCCGGTCACAACAAAGAGGACGCAAAGTCTGTCAACGGAACAGAAAAGTTGGAGAAGAAATCTCCTTCTCCCATAAAGAAAGCGGAGCCTAAAAAAGTCGCTAATCCTGGCTGGACGTGTTGGGAGTGTGATAGGCTCTTCACTCAGAGAGACGTTTACATCTCTCACATGAGGAAAGAACACGGAAAG